Genomic DNA from Chanos chanos chromosome 6, fChaCha1.1, whole genome shotgun sequence:
TCAAAGAGTCATCAAGGCGCATTTCCGAATTAAGTAATGGAAAACAAACTACTCTCTGTTTGTTGGTCAGCTTTTGTGATTTGATCAtgccctttttttctcctgaagatttctcttcttctttgcagagagaatgtgtagCAGAATTATCTTCAGTTCAAGATGTAAACCAAACAGCAACGAATCAATCGACAGCCATCAGCACATTATAACATCGGCACGGTTTTATTTGAGCCCTGTATCGTCCAATCTCTTTTTTCATAATGTATGAGGAAAATAAGAGTTAAAACTGCAGTTGTAAATCAAAAACATAtctttgttttgggggggggggggggtaagaaaaaaaaaaaggaaaagtgaatTGATGCATTCTTTGCCTTGTGTTTTGAGTTGGAAAAGAGGCTGGGAGTAAAGATGCAGCAGACCGGGAGGACAGAAGCTGAATGTGGTTACTGTAAAAGGATGAAGtcagtctgtgtgagctgtaaaGGGAAACCAGGAGAGAGGACCGGAGGGCTGGAAACAGCTTACCTGACGTtagagttcacacacacacacacacacacagcattccaCACAGGCCCTAACGTCATGATCTAAAGAGTGATATGCAAACTTATGTAGCAGGTGAGTACATTCATGCACAAGAACTGGGTTTTAGTGTTAAAGAACAAGTAGTTTTAAACCCAATTTTTCATTAGGTTGGTAAAATATGAATTAGTCAAAACAAATGATGTAATACAATCACAATCAtgacaaagaaaatatttcttttttttctctctttcatttaaatggttccatctttttttttcaggccttAGGCCTTGATATTTCAGTAACACTGGTGACTGAGGTTAGTCTGATATGATTTTGATAtgaaataggttttttttttgtgcggaTTTATTTGGACGGACTACGGAACCTCTCAGCTAGGTCTCAGCAGAACTGAAAAgcttaaaatgtgttaaaaagtaaaatgaaaatgttctaCCTTTTGTTGACATGCAAGAATTTGTCCTCAAACTGACCACACtgtctcatttttttgtctgtgtgtgattttttttttttttttttttgttctttgaagtttttttttttttcattttcatttttaatttttctattttttgaaATCCACGCTTCACTTTGATATCATGCAATATAGACGTGCAAAAAAGATAACATCTATcttcacaaaatacattttcagaacTATAAAAAGCTGTATTCAGAATGCTGATAACTTATTATGCTGTGCCCATGCTAATCTAACAATACAACAGTCCCTTGGCCCCAACTCGCAGGCCCACTGCCTCAGTATGCTAATGTTTGACAGACAAGATGGCTTCCCTATCACTAACTCCtcatgtgtacatttttaaggGGGCAGAAAAGCATTAACTTAACAGCAGCTAAGTCTACTCTTATTAAtccggaaaaaaaaatcttgttttcaACTCCCCTTGGCTAATCAACTTAAAAATGTGATTTGgcacttttcacattttttttttttctgtttttttttgttgttgtttataaaaGTAAGTTTGCTTTTGCTCTCTAATGTTGTtaaaatcacacatttacagTTTCAGTCTGTAAAGATCTATTTTGGCACAggtttatttaatgtgtttgatAGAACAGTTATTTTCATGTTGCTTTTATTACACCGCTTAGGACTAGCTCATCCTGCTAAATGTGTGACcagatatgtgtgtttttttaacttaattttTTAGTACATCACCTATTAAATAGCAGCATCTtcacaacttaaaaaaaatctgtaaaccTACTCAACATCTATGTAAATCCAAAGCTTCTACACAAGAGACAGAATTAAAAGACAGGACAGGACATCATGCTACTACTCATATTGCTTCCAGTACTCATCACATTTCATCTATTTCCCCAGAtactaaaaaacaacaacaacaaaatatggAAACACAGATGCTCGATAGCTCCCTCATAGGGTACTTTCAGTACTGTATGCAAAAAAAAGCTGCTCCTAGACTTGCTTTGTTGGCACCTTAAACTTCATTTTTCACATTGAATTGTCACAGTAACATTGtatttatcatcatcatcaactgTGTTAAATTAAGCctcctttttcttattttacaaatgatatgccactctgtgtgtgtgtgtgtgtgtgtgtgtgtgtgtgtgtgtacgtgtgtgatggcgacaaattgtgtgtgtgagatatgaTTGTTTTAAACCGTGGTACGCTTGCCTTGACGTTTTGGAGATTAGAGGTACAGCATCAAAGCTAAACCAATGAGTCACTAAACATCTGAACAGCTCCttcacatctttttttccttctttgccTTGATTCTAGACAAAGACACGATTTTACCTCCGGAATCGGACAAGCCTGaccaaacaaaaactgaactTCTGTCCTGTGCTTAATTTTACTCAACTaacatcatcattattttccACTGTGCATTTAACATATATAAGAGAAATAGTAGCTGTTCGTAATTAAACAGCTTAATTAGTTCCTACTGGCTGTCAGTGCAGTTTAACAAACTACCTTTTCTTATTCATTCTGCTGGACTGAGCCTAAAACTCTAAAATTTCTGCCAAAATTGCTTACACATAGCATCTGTCTTTTTCCTTGACAAAATCCGCTTCTAGACGCTAACTATACGATCTCATGTAATCCAGTACAAGGAACAAAGTAATTtgtaaagtgtgtttttttgatAAGACACCACACTGGGGCTATGGCAGTCCAGTGCCagtttgtcttctctctgttatcTGTTCATCCTTGTTTGGATAGACACATAaactctttgtgtttgtcattgttttgtggGAGATCAAGCAAACATGCACTGCAGAAACAGCAGACACTTGGCACCCATGGATAGATGTGAAGGGGGGGAGGTCTTTGGGTTGAATGTGTAAGAATGGGGGTGCACAGAGGtacggggggaggggggttgagAGGTGAGGGAAGTGAATGGTATTAAAATGGGGATAAAGAAGCCTCCTTACCAATTTGTTCAGATTTACTCTCACTGGCGCTCCAATAgcgatggagagaaaaaaacaattcataTCTTTAGTTAGGGAGAGACAGCACACCAttcactggggggggggggggggggggggtgttcttcCCCCTCACTCTGAAGACTAGTTTGTATTTATGGTACTTGGATCTGTCTTAGCTTTTGAGACTTAAGGGCAACTATTTTGCTATTCATATTcatgatacatttatattcattttttctattttgcaGATTTCATGGTAGATTTCAGTCGGTGAGGTCTGAAAAGACCAATTCCTTTGCCTTCGTCTGTCTtcccattcttttctctctcttttttgcagCAGTAACGACTGGGAATGGAGCCTCTCTGCTATAAATACTCTACATCTTACAATACAggaagctgtgtttttaaaccTGCCTCTCCCATCCTCTGTCTCCTGGCAACAAACTGCTTTGTTGGTGAATCATAATTCATGTCAATGTATATTTTAGATGCTGTTcaatattaagaaaaaaatagcaaGGGCTCTAGCAGACCGAGGGACAGCGATCTGTCTTCATTGACCATAATCTAAGTGTATTTCTACTTCACACACTGCCTGTCTGCTCCATGCCATGCCTACCCCCTCTCTAATCTGCTAGTCCTTTTGAAAATACTATGatggaaatgtttgtttcacAGAGGTATGTATAGTCTCAATGCTTAGTATTTGAGTACATTCCCTTTACGAGATGCTTGAGAAGACGCGCACATGTCACTAGACCCTTACCGACCCTGGCCCCGCACACACCACCGACCCAACTTCAcagtgcaaaaagacaaaaaaaaaaaaaaattcagtgtaCTCAGAttctaaaacaaaactaacaggattttttttgctttttttttgttgtgttttttgttttttgtagcaGCGCATACGTTTTACGAGGACAGTTCTAAAGAACACAGGAATTTCTAGGTGAAGAGAGGCTCTGTAGGTTGCCATGGTGTCAGTAGTTTTCATACTGTGACTTTAATCACATATCACTCCAAACAGGTGACAGGACATAGTCTAcgcctttctgtttttttgggcgtttttttgtttttttgttttaaatctgcCACAGAGAAAATGTGGCGAGAGAAATGACAGTTGATGGGGAGAAAGATGGTAAAAATGAGTCTGGAGACAGATTACAGTACATTTCTTCACCACTAAGACAGGCAAACTACAAAGAGCCCATTGCTTAAACATCAAAGGGCCTGTCTTCCTTTTCTTCCCCTGTGTTGATTAGAACTGAAATTTTGTTCATTAGATGTAATTGTTCAGTAGTAAGTGTCCTCAGAAGGGGACAGCTTTAAAGtccatgtaaatatgtatgttttctgCTCTACTGCGACTCACAGAGGTGGAGCACATACATTctagcctgaaaaaaaaagccagtgatATGGATTTTGACACAGAGACTGGCTCACATACAATAGTGTTAACAAGAATTTGGGAGTGAGAAAATTGAGATAACAAAAACTTGGTTCTGGGGCTTAGACATTGATATAATATTACTATTTTTTCCCTTAGGGTTCAATCCCCTGGATTATGTGTAGTAAGACCGTATTAGTGCCTATCGTAAACCCTGCATTCTTGTTCAGCAGATATGTGTCTTAAATAGTTTATATCATTATGTCATCTCTCAGTGCAgatatgtttcatttttcttttcagcataTAAACCGGATAttttacatgtctgtatgtgtgtgtgtgtgtgtgtgtgtgtgtgtatgtgtgtgtgtgtgggtgtgggtgtttctTATCCCCTCTCATGTCCAGgtttcacacactgtacagaatCTTAGATCAACGCTCTGCTCCTACTCTCTGTATTGGTGCCGATGTTGCAGTTCTCACTGGACTTACACAGGACATATATTACACTGTGTGACACACTATTTAATCCACTTAAATAAAAAACTAAATCCAAAATATTGTCTTTACATTCATGTCAACCTGAATTcacagattaagaaaaaaaggaaaaaagaaaaaaaaaaactcaaaatacCTCAGTCCTTAAGGGCAAAATCATATTAATAAATAAGGTTGAAGGAGATGATATttgtagtagtaataataataataataataataataataataataataataataataccagaTTGCAAACCCTGTAGAGAAAAAGCCTCAATCTCTATGAGATCTGGTACTAGTTTGAGATTCTGACTCAACAAGGTGCACTATGCATCTCGCCCAATATCCCCCACAACACACCCAAGCGCCCCTAAGAGAGAAGACAGTCGAGGCAGTGTTGCATTACATGCACCTGTGTTTCAATCAGAACCCATGTCTGGAGGCTAACGGAGCCGTGAAGCAGgccccagaacacacacataccactccTTCTCTGTCCTGAGCACCTCATAGGCGAGGGCCACAGGCTTGGAGAAAGTTGGGGCGAGGGGGAGGGGCCAAGGGGCATctggaggggggggcggggggggcatCTCATCTCTGTCTATCAGGGTTAGGGGGGGATGTCAAACCAAGCATTTGTTTCCAGTTTCATAGGACCCACAAATGGGGTGTAAGTGGGTTGgggcttttgggggggggggggggggatttttgacttaagagcaaaaaaaaaaaaaaaagaaaaagaagaaaaaaaggaaaaaaaaaaacccggagagagaaaaatctgttGTCTAGTAGGGGTTGGGGGAAGGGAAAGGGCTGATTCAAGGAGCGAACCCCAATCCTTCTGCTCCACACCCCCGCCCTTCCCCTGTCTAAACCCCGCCCACTAAGATCAGTGACATGACAACATGCCAGGTTCATATGCCATTCAACGCTGTCCAGAGGAACgcacaaaaaacgaaaaaaagctaaaccaaaaaataacaataaaaaaaaatcttgagagatcaaaatgtaagaaattaaaccatatttacattttacacatttttttctttgttttaggCTCGacacttttctcctctctctccaaaagAACTTGTTTCCCatctttttgtttaaaatactgaaaacatgGTAAAATGTGTCGATGATTCCTTTCGATATTCTtgccctcctttctctctcgccTTCTTGGTATCTTTCCCCCATCCcccactctcttctctccttttaatTCTACTCCCTGTTTTAGCCCACCTTCTGTGGATTGGTGGCCCGTACCCCTTGCTCGTATGTGATTCTCTGGCTGATGAGATACTGGGCTGCCTGTGTTGCCGCTGGCGATCCTGTTATGGTAACTTTACGGTTCCTGGTCCCAGGAATGAACTCTCCCTTTTTGGAAATCTGGATTCGGGCGCCGGTCAGTTCCTGGTACTCCACTAGCGTCTTCCCGCCTTTTCCCAAGATGGCTCCCACTAGGTTTTCGGGCACAGCGATCTCAACAACGTCCTTGGCCCCCTCCGCCAGTTTCTCGGTAGCTAAGAGCGAGCTGGCTACCAGCGGAGAGGCAGCACTCAGGTACCCGTTGGTGGCCCCTGTGGCGGCGGCCAGAGAGCCCAGAGTGAAGCCTCCCAGAGTGGTAGCAGGGTGACCAGCGCTAGTGGATGCATCGCTGGCGTAAGAGGCCAGGAGGTTGGCAGCAGCTGCCGCGGCAGGGTTGGCGCTAGCTGCCACAGCTGCCAGGACCCCTGAGGCGGCAGCTGGGTTAAGCCCCAGACCCAAGGAGTTGGTGTTGTATCCGTAGCTGGCTAACGTGTTGAGGGCTGAGGTGATAGCCAGAAGGTCGTTACCTGAGAAGCTGGACATGGTGGTGGGGAAGGCACCCACCCCTGCCAGGTTGGCCTGCCCCAGGAGGCTGGAGGCCGTGGCCGCTGCCGCTGCCGCTGCAGCAGGCATCACCTCGGCGGAGTTGGCATAAGGGGAGCCGGTGGGGTTGGAGTTGGCCACTGGGCCAGAGATGTTGGAGTAGCTGATGTTGAGACAGCTGCTGCTCTGCGGGTCCTCCTGGATCTTCTGGACAATGATCTCCACGGCCTTGCGGTTCTGCTCAGGTTCTCCGCTGATGGTGACCACACGTTCCTGAAGGTTGATGCCCTCTGGCTTCTGGGAAAGCTGTACCCAGGCTCCAGATTGTTCCATCACTGCTTTGACGGTGGCACCACCCTTACCAATGATTAGACCTGCCGTGCTGTTGGGCACTATTAGCTTGGCCTGAAGGGAAAccgagaagaaagagagagagagagagagagagagaaagagagagagagaagccagacCAAGGTTACATGGCTGCACCTATGCACTTTACTGCATTTAGCAAACAGTAAACACTTCAGTTCGAGCCAAATAactaagaaaaagaaatactttgAGATCTTTTCATTACAGTATTGTGAAACTGGTGATACGTTATTAGATTTGACCATGAGTCATTTGTTCTGATAGATTAAGTATTTTCATAAAGTGGATGGACTAATGTGCCATGCTTATCATGTAGGGCATATACTCATGTGCattaaagtttgtgtgtgtgtgtgtgtgtgttagtttgtgtatATGGGTGGCAGTCACTGTTTCATATGTCCCCTGTTCCAACCTGTTCCCATATGATGGGTTTTCAGTAGAAACAGTGACTATGAAATACAATGCTAAAATAGGGGTTTTGTTTCTATGAGACTAAGACAAAACTCCTGATCATGTTAGAAAATAGGTCCTCTCTTCTAAAAGAGCATGACtgtcaaaaatacagagaaagaaagacgggggggggggggggcgctgagagagagagagttgaaaagAGAAGCTttaagagagataaagagagactgcggcacaaaaaagtaaaaaagggTTTCATAACTGAAAGTAATGTAAgtaaatgagaagagagagacaaagagacaaatcaAAGAGTGAAATGACTTCAGAGGGTGACGGTAATCACACGCAtgaaacagacaaatacataagAATgttcacagaggaggaggatgtgtgtgtgtgtgtgtgcgttttttttcttgtggtttCTGAGCAGTGAATCACTGGGTTGAAAGAGGCTCCTCGTGAAAAGCATCGACTCCCAGGGGTcagtgttgccatggaaacccaACTCCAGCATTGAAGGGGGACTGAAAGGGAGTCTGAACAATGTGTAGCAACCAACCCCCTctctgagtacacacacacacactcacacacacacacacacacacacacacacacacacactcatccactcaAAACTACCACTCAGCTATTCCAAGATATAATCGTGTGCGcctgcgcgcgcacacacacacacacacacacacacacacacacacaaacacagtgatgtaTGTGTTGCACActgaacatcacacacaaaacaaacatcatgaACCctctgaggaggacagagaggagaggagaggagaggagaggagaggagaggagaggagaggagaggagaggagaggagaggagaggagaggagtggagcagagaggagaaggcaGAGCGGGAGGA
This window encodes:
- the nova2 gene encoding RNA-binding protein Nova-2, coding for MMAGGAVQQNGIFSNPHHHNQQPHMESDPPDSRKRPLETPTEASSTKRTNTGEEGEYFLKVLIPSYAAGSIIGKGGQTIVQLQKETGATIKLSKSKDFYPGTTERVCLIQGTVEALNSVHNFIAEKVREMPQSAQKTEPVSILQPQTTVNPDRVKQAKLIVPNSTAGLIIGKGGATVKAVMEQSGAWVQLSQKPEGINLQERVVTISGEPEQNRKAVEIIVQKIQEDPQSSSCLNISYSNISGPVANSNPTGSPYANSAEVMPAAAAAAAATASSLLGQANLAGVGAFPTTMSSFSGNDLLAITSALNTLASYGYNTNSLGLGLNPAAASGVLAAVAASANPAAAAAANLLASYASDASTSAGHPATTLGGFTLGSLAAATGATNGYLSAASPLVASSLLATEKLAEGAKDVVEIAVPENLVGAILGKGGKTLVEYQELTGARIQISKKGEFIPGTRNRKVTITGSPAATQAAQYLISQRITYEQGVRATNPQKVG